The following coding sequences are from one Natrarchaeobaculum sulfurireducens window:
- a CDS encoding DUF7563 family protein has protein sequence MPKCNHCDAHVSERFARVFADEYGEIHACISCSANAGIAEVARDRARGT, from the coding sequence ATGCCCAAGTGTAACCACTGCGACGCGCACGTTTCCGAGCGCTTTGCCCGCGTCTTCGCCGATGAGTACGGTGAAATTCACGCGTGTATCAGTTGCTCGGCGAACGCAGGGATCGCGGAAGTGGCGAGAGATCGCGCCCGCGGAACCTGA
- a CDS encoding ABC transporter ATP-binding protein: MAKPGSAVSLENVRKTYQLGEPVHALDGVSLEIERGSYTAIMGPSGSGKSTLMNLVGCLDTPTEGTVVVDGQDVGSLGGRERTRLRGTTVGFVFQTFNLMPRLTALENVALPQLFQGIDRDEQRQRARELLERVGLADRADHLPNELSGGQRQRVALARALVNDPAIVLADEPSGNLDTETEADVLDLFAEFHEGGTTMVVVTHERHVAERAERIVHLLDGRIERIESLEEEASGRPSEPGSSD, from the coding sequence ATGGCGAAACCGGGGAGCGCCGTTTCCCTCGAGAACGTCCGCAAAACCTACCAGTTGGGCGAGCCGGTCCACGCCCTCGACGGCGTCTCACTCGAGATCGAACGCGGCTCCTACACGGCGATTATGGGCCCGAGCGGTTCGGGTAAGTCGACGCTGATGAATCTCGTCGGCTGTCTCGACACTCCCACCGAGGGGACCGTGGTCGTCGACGGCCAGGACGTCGGCAGCCTCGGCGGCCGTGAACGAACCCGACTCCGAGGGACGACTGTCGGCTTCGTCTTCCAGACGTTCAACCTGATGCCACGGCTCACCGCCCTCGAGAACGTCGCACTCCCACAGCTCTTCCAGGGGATCGACCGCGACGAGCAACGACAGCGAGCCCGCGAGTTGCTCGAGCGAGTCGGGCTGGCCGACCGGGCCGACCACCTGCCGAACGAACTCTCCGGTGGCCAGCGTCAGCGAGTCGCGCTGGCTCGCGCGCTGGTGAACGATCCGGCGATCGTGCTGGCCGACGAACCCTCGGGGAACCTCGACACCGAAACCGAAGCGGACGTCCTCGACCTCTTCGCGGAGTTTCACGAGGGTGGCACCACGATGGTCGTCGTCACACACGAGCGCCACGTCGCCGAACGCGCCGAGCGAATCGTCCACCTCTTAGACGGTCGAATCGAGCGCATCGAGTCGCTCGAGGAGGAAGCGAGCGGTCGCCCATCCGAACCGGGGTCGAGCGACTGA
- the cysE gene encoding serine O-acetyltransferase — protein MFGRLREDTRAMCRRDPAASGCLEVALCYPGVHAVWGHRIAHRLWTGGFRLFARLFSQLVRLLTGVEIHPGATVGRRVTIDHGMGVVIGETAELGDDVHMYHGVTLGGDANEPVKRHPTLQDGVRVGANATLLGDITIGDGATVGAGSVVTGDVEAGATVAGVPARRVDD, from the coding sequence ATGTTCGGCCGACTGCGTGAGGACACGCGGGCGATGTGTCGGCGCGATCCGGCCGCAAGCGGCTGTCTCGAGGTCGCGCTCTGCTATCCGGGCGTCCACGCCGTCTGGGGCCACCGGATCGCCCACCGGCTCTGGACCGGCGGCTTTCGGCTGTTCGCCCGGCTGTTCTCTCAGCTCGTTCGGCTGCTGACTGGCGTCGAGATCCACCCTGGAGCGACCGTGGGTCGGCGAGTGACGATCGACCACGGGATGGGCGTCGTGATCGGCGAGACGGCGGAACTCGGCGACGACGTCCACATGTATCACGGCGTCACGCTTGGTGGGGACGCAAACGAGCCAGTGAAACGACATCCGACGCTCCAGGACGGCGTCCGGGTGGGCGCCAACGCGACGCTGCTCGGCGACATCACGATCGGCGACGGGGCGACCGTCGGCGCGGGCTCGGTTGTCACCGGCGACGTCGAGGCAGGCGCGACCGTCGCTGGCGTTCCGGCCCGGCGCGTCGACGATTGA
- a CDS encoding phosphoglucomutase/phosphomannomutase family protein yields the protein METISFGTDGWRATLEEFTTPRVRMVGQAVATYLRDEGLEGTVAVGYDARETSRGVAEELARVLCANGFDVVMPDRDRPTPLYAHAIVDRDLVGGFAVTASHNPPEYNGVKFIPHDGAPALPEVTDAIADRLADPDPLPEADHGSVREADLVEPHADAALELVETITGATDLEGQVIAYDAMHGSGRDTTDALLERAGATVECLRCDRDPEFGGGAPEPAPENLAALIALVTDDGSEPALGIANDGDADRIAIVTPERGYLDENLFFAALYDYLLEDDSGPAIRTVSTTFLIDRIADAHGEAVREVPVGFKWVAEAMADGDALVGGEESGGFTVRGHVREKDGVLMAVLAAAMHAEESLDSRVDRLLEAHGTVVQDKISLACPDHEKTRVLADLEDEIPDAVAGTTVEDVNTADGFKLRLADGSWVLVRPSGTEPVLRVYAEASDADRIETLLEAGRELVEPLV from the coding sequence ATGGAGACGATCAGTTTCGGCACCGACGGCTGGCGGGCGACGCTCGAGGAGTTCACGACACCACGGGTTCGGATGGTCGGGCAAGCGGTTGCGACCTACCTTCGAGACGAGGGACTCGAGGGGACGGTCGCCGTCGGGTACGACGCCAGGGAGACCTCACGAGGCGTTGCCGAAGAGCTGGCACGGGTGCTGTGTGCGAACGGCTTCGACGTCGTGATGCCCGACCGCGACCGTCCAACACCGCTTTACGCCCACGCGATCGTCGACCGCGACCTCGTCGGCGGCTTCGCCGTCACGGCCTCGCACAATCCGCCGGAGTACAACGGCGTGAAGTTCATCCCCCACGACGGCGCGCCGGCGCTGCCCGAGGTGACCGACGCCATCGCCGACCGACTGGCTGACCCCGACCCACTTCCAGAGGCCGACCACGGGAGCGTCCGCGAGGCCGACCTCGTCGAACCGCACGCCGACGCTGCCCTCGAGCTGGTCGAGACGATCACGGGAGCCACCGATCTCGAGGGACAGGTCATCGCTTACGACGCCATGCACGGCAGCGGCCGCGACACGACTGATGCCCTCTTAGAGCGCGCCGGTGCCACCGTCGAGTGCCTGCGTTGCGACCGCGACCCCGAGTTCGGGGGCGGCGCGCCCGAACCCGCACCCGAGAACTTAGCGGCGTTGATCGCCCTCGTCACCGACGACGGCTCCGAGCCGGCGCTCGGAATCGCCAACGATGGCGACGCCGACCGCATCGCGATCGTCACCCCCGAGCGGGGCTACCTCGACGAGAATCTCTTTTTCGCGGCGCTGTACGACTACCTCCTCGAGGACGATTCCGGGCCGGCGATCCGGACCGTCTCGACGACGTTCCTGATCGATCGCATCGCCGACGCTCACGGCGAGGCCGTCCGTGAGGTGCCCGTCGGCTTCAAGTGGGTCGCCGAGGCGATGGCCGACGGCGACGCGCTGGTCGGCGGCGAGGAGTCGGGCGGTTTCACCGTCCGGGGTCACGTCCGCGAGAAAGACGGCGTCCTCATGGCGGTGCTCGCGGCCGCGATGCACGCCGAGGAGTCACTCGACTCACGCGTCGACCGATTGCTCGAGGCACACGGCACCGTCGTCCAGGACAAGATCAGCCTGGCCTGTCCCGACCACGAGAAGACGCGCGTCCTCGCGGATCTCGAGGACGAGATTCCCGACGCCGTCGCGGGCACGACCGTCGAGGACGTCAACACCGCCGACGGCTTCAAGCTCCGGCTCGCCGACGGCTCGTGGGTGCTGGTCCGTCCGAGCGGAACCGAACCCGTCCTGCGGGTGTACGCCGAAGCCTCGGACGCAGACCGGATCGAGACGTTGCTCGAGGCCGGTCGGGAACTCGTCGAACCGCTCGTCTAG
- a CDS encoding IMP cyclohydrolase, with translation MYVGRFVVVGPEGGAYRVSSRSFPNREITARDEALTVGPTDDAPETDNPYVSYNCLRVVETPTGETVAFGNGSQVDPIAEKLELGYPARDALAECLLALDYEKDDYDTPRIAATIDDEGEALIGTVRKDALVVETVEKPTLVATYEKDTPEPFDFEAESAAEAARAAYGLEFEHAVCAAGVVRTDDGFETAIENGA, from the coding sequence ATGTACGTCGGACGATTCGTCGTCGTCGGCCCCGAGGGCGGTGCCTACCGCGTCTCCTCGAGATCGTTTCCCAACCGCGAGATTACGGCTCGAGACGAGGCGCTCACCGTTGGCCCGACCGACGACGCCCCGGAAACGGACAACCCGTACGTTTCCTACAACTGCCTGCGCGTCGTCGAGACGCCGACCGGCGAGACGGTCGCCTTTGGCAACGGCTCGCAGGTCGATCCGATCGCCGAAAAACTCGAGTTGGGGTATCCCGCTCGAGACGCGCTCGCGGAGTGTCTGCTCGCGCTCGATTACGAGAAAGACGACTACGACACCCCTCGGATCGCGGCGACGATCGACGACGAGGGTGAGGCGTTGATCGGGACGGTTCGCAAGGACGCCCTGGTCGTCGAAACCGTCGAGAAACCGACGCTCGTCGCGACCTACGAGAAAGACACTCCCGAGCCGTTCGACTTCGAGGCCGAAAGCGCCGCCGAGGCAGCACGGGCGGCCTACGGTCTCGAGTTCGAACACGCCGTCTGTGCAGCGGGCGTCGTTCGGACCGACGACGGCTTCGAGACGGCGATCGAGAACGGCGCGTAA
- a CDS encoding enoyl-CoA hydratase/isomerase family protein translates to MSWETVQLDLDDDVATLTVDRPEALNALNVETLESMLEALAKAEAEGARALVLTGAGDDAFIAGADITYMQDLSTEEAQEWGELGHAVADALESFPAPTVAAINGYAFGGGCEMAIACDLRVAAESALIGNTEIDLGIIPGWGATQRLPLIVGDETARRMIFLGERLDAESAAEAGLVGEVVPDDELEETAFELAEQLAAQPKFAIQTAKQAMNQTLEGSQTAGLDYEKRAFASLFGTHDQREGLTAFVEDREPDFE, encoded by the coding sequence ATGTCCTGGGAAACCGTCCAGCTGGACTTGGATGACGACGTAGCGACGCTGACCGTCGACCGCCCCGAGGCGCTCAACGCCCTCAACGTCGAGACCCTCGAGTCGATGCTCGAAGCGCTCGCGAAGGCCGAAGCCGAAGGCGCTCGCGCGCTGGTCCTCACGGGCGCCGGTGACGACGCGTTCATCGCCGGTGCAGACATCACGTACATGCAGGACCTCTCGACCGAGGAGGCCCAGGAGTGGGGCGAACTCGGCCACGCGGTCGCCGACGCCCTCGAGTCGTTTCCCGCGCCGACGGTTGCGGCGATCAACGGTTACGCCTTCGGCGGCGGCTGCGAGATGGCCATCGCCTGTGATCTGCGCGTCGCCGCGGAGTCGGCGCTGATCGGCAATACCGAGATCGACCTCGGGATCATCCCCGGCTGGGGGGCCACCCAGCGGCTGCCGTTGATCGTCGGCGACGAGACCGCTCGTCGGATGATCTTCCTGGGCGAGCGACTCGACGCCGAGAGCGCTGCCGAGGCCGGGCTGGTCGGCGAGGTCGTCCCCGACGACGAACTCGAGGAGACCGCGTTCGAACTGGCCGAGCAACTCGCCGCACAGCCGAAATTCGCCATCCAGACGGCCAAACAGGCGATGAACCAGACGCTCGAGGGTTCCCAGACTGCCGGTCTCGACTACGAGAAACGCGCGTTCGCGAGTCTCTTCGGCACGCACGACCAGCGCGAGGGGCTGACCGCCTTCGTCGAGGACCGCGAACCCGACTTCGAGTAA
- a CDS encoding GIY-YIG nuclease family protein, translating into MPDDHVVYVLECADGSLYTGYTTDLERRVAEHNDGDGAKYTRGRTPVVVRHQERYESRSAAMSREYEIKQLTRAQKERLVGLA; encoded by the coding sequence ATGCCCGACGACCACGTCGTCTACGTGCTCGAATGTGCCGACGGATCCCTCTACACCGGCTATACGACCGATCTCGAGCGACGCGTCGCCGAACACAACGACGGCGACGGCGCGAAGTACACTCGCGGCCGAACGCCCGTCGTCGTCCGCCATCAGGAGCGATACGAGTCGCGTTCGGCGGCGATGTCCCGCGAGTACGAGATCAAACAGCTCACTCGAGCACAGAAAGAACGGCTCGTCGGACTCGCGTGA
- a CDS encoding metallophosphoesterase family protein — MRVGLISDVHGNRVALEAVLADMPTVDELVCAGDVVGYNPWPAECVDELRERAVPTVCGNHDAAVVEGRTAGFNHTARAGLEHARTQLSDDQLEWLSNLPVERLACDDRIRLVHGHPDDPDRYTRYTYPDEFSPRLLGDEQVLVLGHTHVQGVRQFTEGLVVNPGSVGQPRDGDPRAAYAVVDLETMSVDLFRIEYDVDAVQAAVRDAELPARIGRRLARGA; from the coding sequence ATGCGCGTCGGACTCATCTCGGACGTCCACGGCAACCGGGTCGCCCTCGAGGCCGTCCTCGCGGACATGCCGACGGTCGACGAACTCGTCTGTGCGGGCGACGTCGTCGGCTACAACCCCTGGCCCGCCGAGTGCGTCGACGAACTCCGCGAGCGAGCCGTCCCGACGGTGTGTGGAAATCACGATGCTGCGGTCGTCGAGGGCCGAACAGCCGGGTTCAATCACACGGCGCGGGCGGGCCTCGAGCACGCGCGAACCCAGCTGTCCGACGATCAGCTCGAGTGGCTCTCGAACCTGCCGGTCGAGCGCCTCGCGTGTGACGATCGCATCCGGCTCGTTCACGGTCACCCGGATGACCCCGACCGGTACACCCGCTATACGTATCCCGACGAGTTCTCGCCGCGATTGCTCGGGGACGAGCAGGTTCTCGTCCTCGGCCACACCCACGTTCAGGGAGTCCGACAGTTCACCGAGGGACTCGTCGTCAATCCCGGAAGCGTCGGCCAGCCACGCGACGGCGACCCCAGGGCCGCCTACGCGGTGGTCGACCTCGAGACGATGTCCGTCGACCTGTTCCGTATCGAGTACGACGTCGACGCCGTCCAGGCGGCCGTCAGGGATGCGGAACTTCCAGCCCGGATCGGTCGGCGGCTCGCTCGCGGCGCCTGA
- the rpiA gene encoding ribose-5-phosphate isomerase RpiA: MKTAGGSADAKRRAGEQAAQEVEDGFVVGLGTGSTTAYAIEAIGDAVADGLEVRGIPTSFQSRQLALEVGIPLTTLDAVETVDLAIDGADLVVDDPGSPAHGTLIKGGGAAHAREKLVDAAADRFVVVADPSKLADRLERSVPLEVLPAAHSVVADRVRDLSGDPSLRAAEHKDGPVVTDNGNLVLDCEFGPIDDPEELASTLSSVPGVVEHGLFVDLADATYVGTEDGLEVRAY; encoded by the coding sequence ATGAAGACGGCAGGTGGCTCCGCGGACGCGAAACGCCGGGCGGGTGAACAGGCCGCCCAGGAGGTCGAAGACGGCTTCGTCGTCGGCCTCGGCACCGGTTCGACGACGGCCTACGCGATCGAGGCGATCGGCGACGCGGTCGCCGACGGTCTCGAGGTTCGGGGAATTCCGACTTCTTTTCAGTCGCGGCAACTCGCCCTCGAGGTCGGAATTCCGCTAACGACGCTCGACGCCGTCGAAACCGTCGATCTCGCGATCGACGGTGCTGACCTGGTCGTCGACGACCCCGGCTCGCCAGCCCACGGCACGCTGATCAAAGGTGGAGGCGCAGCCCACGCCCGCGAAAAACTGGTCGACGCCGCCGCGGATCGGTTCGTCGTCGTCGCCGACCCCTCGAAGCTCGCGGACCGACTCGAGCGGTCGGTTCCGCTCGAGGTGCTCCCCGCCGCTCACAGCGTCGTCGCCGACCGGGTTCGCGACCTGAGCGGCGACCCCTCGCTACGTGCGGCCGAACACAAGGACGGCCCCGTCGTTACCGACAACGGCAACCTCGTACTCGACTGCGAATTCGGGCCGATCGACGATCCCGAAGAACTGGCGTCGACGCTCTCGAGCGTTCCGGGCGTCGTCGAACACGGGCTCTTCGTCGATCTCGCCGACGCGACGTACGTCGGGACCGAAGACGGCCTCGAGGTCCGGGCGTACTGA
- a CDS encoding NADPH-dependent FMN reductase — translation MSQCPSIVAICGSIREESYTRTALKYVLEAAADEGAETTLLDLREYDLPVFDPDVDDSEQGDAIEVKRLVREADAVALGTPVYHGSYSGALKNLHDYCGFDEYEDTTVGLLATAGGGSYGSTLDHLRITVRGVHGWVLPHQVGLRAASDQFEADPDAIDGRRFCDPDLQARVEQLGHSLVEYASIDPSVSSSRSATATD, via the coding sequence ATGAGCCAGTGTCCCTCCATCGTCGCCATCTGTGGAAGCATCCGTGAGGAGAGCTACACGCGAACCGCGCTGAAATACGTCCTCGAGGCCGCAGCCGACGAAGGCGCAGAGACGACGTTGCTGGACCTCCGCGAGTACGACCTCCCCGTGTTCGATCCCGACGTCGACGATTCCGAACAGGGTGATGCGATCGAGGTCAAACGGCTCGTCCGCGAGGCCGACGCCGTCGCGCTGGGGACGCCGGTCTACCACGGCTCTTACTCGGGCGCACTGAAAAATCTCCACGACTACTGTGGCTTCGACGAGTACGAGGACACCACGGTCGGCCTGCTGGCGACCGCCGGCGGCGGGAGCTACGGGTCGACGCTCGATCACCTCCGAATCACGGTCCGCGGCGTCCACGGGTGGGTCCTCCCCCATCAGGTCGGCCTGCGTGCTGCAAGTGACCAGTTCGAGGCCGACCCAGACGCCATCGACGGGCGACGGTTTTGTGACCCCGACCTGCAAGCGCGGGTCGAACAGCTCGGACACAGCCTCGTCGAGTACGCCTCCATCGACCCGAGTGTCAGCAGTTCACGGTCGGCGACGGCCACCGACTGA
- the larB gene encoding nickel pincer cofactor biosynthesis protein LarB — protein sequence MRELLEAVADGSLSPTQAEAKLKGYVTDDAGRFDAAREQRRGIPEAILAEGKSIQQVISLTELALETTDRALLTRVSDERFAALESALSESVPEATLERRYSTIRVVSPEYDSPSLDATVGIVTAGSVDAPVADEAHVVCADAGATVERIDDVGVAALDRTLDQVDRFRAADVLVVAAGREGALPTVVAGLVDTPVIGLPVSSGYGFGGDGEAALAGMLQSCTVLSVVNVDAGFVAGGQATLIARAIDAGRR from the coding sequence ATGCGCGAACTCCTCGAGGCCGTCGCCGATGGCTCCCTCTCGCCAACACAGGCGGAAGCGAAACTGAAGGGATACGTTACGGACGACGCGGGCCGATTCGATGCGGCCCGAGAACAGCGTCGTGGCATTCCTGAAGCCATCCTCGCCGAGGGTAAGTCGATCCAGCAGGTCATCTCACTCACCGAGTTGGCCCTCGAGACGACCGATCGGGCGCTTTTGACGCGCGTTTCGGACGAGCGGTTCGCGGCGCTCGAGTCCGCACTTTCCGAGTCGGTGCCGGAGGCCACCCTCGAGCGCCGGTACTCGACGATACGCGTCGTATCGCCCGAGTACGACTCGCCGTCGCTCGACGCTACGGTGGGAATCGTCACCGCAGGGTCGGTCGATGCCCCGGTCGCTGACGAGGCCCACGTCGTCTGTGCCGACGCTGGCGCGACGGTCGAACGGATCGACGACGTCGGTGTCGCGGCGCTCGACCGAACGCTCGATCAGGTCGACCGGTTTCGGGCAGCCGACGTGCTCGTCGTCGCCGCCGGGCGAGAAGGGGCCCTGCCGACCGTCGTCGCCGGACTCGTCGACACGCCCGTGATCGGTCTGCCCGTCTCGAGCGGTTACGGGTTCGGCGGCGACGGCGAGGCTGCGCTCGCCGGAATGTTGCAGTCCTGTACCGTGCTATCTGTCGTCAACGTCGACGCTGGGTTCGTCGCCGGTGGACAGGCGACGTTGATCGCTCGAGCGATCGACGCAGGCCGACGGTGA
- a CDS encoding DUF1931 family protein, with translation MADLIVKAAVKEALDDKNVASDFYDALDEEVDQLLEDAARRAEANDRKTVQPRDL, from the coding sequence ATGGCAGACCTTATCGTCAAAGCCGCCGTGAAGGAAGCGCTCGATGACAAGAACGTCGCCTCGGACTTCTACGACGCACTCGACGAAGAAGTAGACCAGCTCCTCGAAGACGCCGCCCGACGCGCGGAAGCCAACGACCGGAAGACGGTCCAGCCCCGCGACCTGTAA
- a CDS encoding M48 family metalloprotease, with protein MLAALVGLTLVTAGFLVGVWVIFYVTLLIVGLEFPTLFASIATAGTVLVIGYLEYHQPETVERLADAYPVDEETAPELYELTTRVAAQLGVPAPTIAVSDRDAPEALVVGFRPKRIHLVLSLGTIDALSQAELEAVIAHELAHVANRDAMVMTVVSLPVVIAEGIRSRIMKIENPGWTAVVIVPLGLVSTVAWTTGQAITARLSRTRERAADRAAAAAIGSPATLASALERLDHEIAATPNRDLREVSGVSSLSILPLEPRELEKVMLGPDGDREPDHWWLQTRLHRLERWLFDTHPPTDERVQELAALERET; from the coding sequence ATGCTCGCCGCCCTCGTCGGACTGACACTCGTCACCGCCGGGTTCCTCGTTGGCGTCTGGGTGATCTTCTACGTCACCCTCCTGATCGTCGGACTCGAGTTCCCCACGCTGTTCGCATCGATCGCAACCGCCGGGACGGTGCTCGTCATCGGATACCTCGAGTATCACCAGCCCGAGACGGTCGAACGACTCGCGGACGCGTATCCGGTCGACGAAGAGACCGCGCCCGAACTGTACGAACTGACGACGCGCGTGGCCGCCCAACTCGGCGTTCCAGCACCGACCATCGCCGTCTCCGACCGCGACGCACCCGAAGCGCTGGTGGTCGGGTTCCGCCCGAAGCGCATCCACCTGGTCCTCTCGCTCGGAACGATCGATGCGCTCTCGCAGGCGGAACTCGAGGCGGTGATCGCCCACGAACTCGCCCACGTCGCGAACCGGGATGCGATGGTGATGACGGTCGTCTCGCTGCCGGTCGTGATCGCCGAGGGGATTCGATCACGGATCATGAAGATCGAAAATCCGGGCTGGACCGCCGTCGTGATCGTCCCGCTGGGACTGGTGTCGACCGTCGCGTGGACCACCGGACAGGCGATCACCGCTCGGCTTTCACGAACCAGAGAGCGAGCCGCCGACCGTGCCGCCGCGGCAGCCATCGGCTCCCCCGCCACGCTCGCAAGCGCCCTCGAGCGGCTGGATCACGAAATCGCCGCCACGCCGAACCGCGACCTCCGGGAGGTTTCGGGCGTCTCCTCGCTGTCGATCCTCCCGCTCGAGCCCCGCGAACTCGAGAAGGTCATGCTCGGCCCCGACGGTGACCGCGAGCCCGACCACTGGTGGTTGCAGACGCGGCTGCATCGGCTCGAGCGGTGGCTGTTCGATACGCATCCACCGACCGACGAGCGCGTACAGGAGTTAGCGGCGCTCGAGCGCGAGACGTGA
- a CDS encoding homing endonuclease associated repeat-containing protein — MTTKRECLDALRGAADQLGKSPTKAEYEELGLTPASATIIRTVGGWNEAKGLAGLETYSSRGPRVSPPPDDIQLPNDTSWDELSVDQRWHYRNAEWNTERSLRRRARHRRWLNDYKRRCACHSCGVDTVACLDFHHVSARTKRMSVGRMITYGYGKDGIWDEIQKCVVLCANCHRVTHCDPPERELKQWVWERKQIAGGCARCEENRPACLDFHHTTDEKEATVASLTSENRSKKRIQAEIDRCTVLCANCHRIEHYVPPYRD, encoded by the coding sequence GTGACGACGAAACGGGAGTGTCTGGACGCCTTGCGTGGGGCTGCCGACCAGCTCGGAAAGTCGCCGACGAAGGCGGAGTACGAGGAGCTAGGGCTAACGCCTGCTTCAGCGACAATCATTCGGACGGTCGGCGGGTGGAACGAGGCGAAAGGGCTAGCCGGGCTCGAGACGTATTCCTCGCGAGGGCCTCGGGTTAGTCCGCCTCCCGACGACATCCAACTCCCAAACGACACGTCGTGGGACGAACTGAGCGTCGATCAGCGGTGGCACTACCGAAACGCCGAGTGGAACACCGAGCGGTCGCTACGTCGTCGTGCCCGACACAGACGATGGCTCAACGATTACAAACGCAGATGTGCATGTCACTCCTGTGGCGTAGACACTGTTGCCTGTCTCGACTTTCATCACGTATCGGCACGAACCAAGCGGATGAGCGTTGGTCGTATGATCACGTATGGATATGGCAAGGACGGTATCTGGGATGAAATCCAAAAGTGTGTCGTCCTCTGTGCGAACTGCCATCGAGTCACTCATTGCGACCCACCGGAACGTGAACTGAAACAGTGGGTCTGGGAACGGAAACAGATAGCAGGTGGATGCGCCCGGTGTGAGGAAAATCGACCAGCGTGTTTGGACTTCCACCATACTACGGACGAGAAAGAAGCGACAGTCGCATCATTGACCTCCGAAAACCGGTCGAAAAAGCGGATACAGGCGGAGATTGATCGATGTACCGTCCTCTGTGCGAACTGCCATAGAATAGAGCACTACGTGCCACCTTATCGGGACTAG
- the fni gene encoding type 2 isopentenyl-diphosphate Delta-isomerase, with translation MPETSDRKDDHIRIIEEEDVETSGTGFADVEFVHEALPEIHRDEIDTTTTLFGHELAVPIVIESMTGGHPNTTKINRALAEAAQEVGVAMGVGSQRAGIELDDEDLLESYTVVRDAAPDAFLYGNVGAAQLLEYDVDDVETAVEMIDADAMAIHLNFLQEAVQPEGDVDAQGCLEAIEHIASDLSVPIVVKETGNGISRETARRLADADVDAIDVAGQGGTTWSGIESYRAAAVGADRQEKVGQLFRAWGVPTAVSTIEAANEHDCVIASGGVRSGLDVAKAVALGARAGGLAKPFLRPAGQGTEAVVDFLETLALELRTAMFVTGSASVEDLREAEYVVLGRTQEYLTQRRQ, from the coding sequence ATGCCCGAGACATCCGACAGGAAAGACGATCATATTCGAATAATCGAAGAAGAGGACGTCGAAACCTCGGGGACGGGATTCGCGGACGTCGAGTTCGTTCACGAGGCCCTCCCGGAGATCCATCGCGACGAGATCGACACCACGACGACGTTGTTCGGGCACGAACTGGCGGTCCCGATCGTCATCGAGAGCATGACCGGCGGCCATCCCAACACGACGAAGATCAATCGGGCGCTCGCCGAGGCCGCCCAGGAAGTCGGCGTCGCGATGGGAGTCGGTAGCCAGCGCGCCGGTATCGAACTCGACGACGAGGACTTACTCGAGTCCTACACCGTCGTCCGTGACGCCGCCCCCGACGCCTTCCTCTACGGCAACGTCGGCGCGGCACAGCTCCTCGAGTACGACGTTGACGATGTCGAAACGGCCGTCGAGATGATCGACGCCGACGCGATGGCGATCCACCTGAACTTCCTTCAGGAGGCAGTCCAGCCGGAGGGAGACGTCGATGCACAGGGATGTCTCGAGGCGATCGAACACATCGCTTCGGACCTCTCGGTACCGATCGTGGTCAAGGAGACGGGCAACGGCATCTCCCGGGAAACGGCCCGTCGGCTCGCCGACGCCGACGTCGACGCCATCGACGTCGCCGGGCAGGGCGGGACGACCTGGTCGGGTATCGAATCCTACCGGGCGGCCGCAGTCGGTGCCGACCGCCAGGAGAAAGTCGGTCAGCTGTTCCGGGCGTGGGGAGTCCCAACCGCGGTCAGTACGATCGAAGCTGCAAACGAACACGACTGTGTGATCGCCAGCGGCGGCGTCCGCTCCGGGCTCGACGTCGCGAAGGCGGTCGCACTCGGCGCGCGCGCCGGCGGCCTCGCGAAGCCATTCCTCCGCCCTGCCGGCCAGGGCACCGAGGCAGTCGTCGACTTCCTCGAGACGCTTGCGCTCGAGTTGCGAACCGCGATGTTCGTCACCGGCTCGGCGTCGGTCGAGGACCTTCGGGAAGCCGAGTACGTGGTACTCGGCCGAACGCAGGAGTACCTGACACAACGTCGCCAGTAG